The Fictibacillus phosphorivorans genomic sequence AAAAAGAGAATCAAAGAACGTGATGCACTTCTAAAAGAACGCGTAACTTCCATGTACGAAAGCGGAGGTGCGGTAAATTATTTAGATGTGGTATTAGGTTCTAAAGATTTCGGTGATTTCCTTGATCGCGTGTTTGCACTAAACGTGATTGCTGAACAAGATAAAGCCATCTTAGAAGAGCACAAACAAGATAAAGAGTCTGTTGAAAAGAAAAAGGGACAGGTTGAAAGTGAACTATTGTCTCTAAATACAGATTTGAATGAACTTGAAGGATTAAACCAAAAGCTAACAGATCAGAAAAAACAAAAGAGTGCTCTTCTTGCTCAGCTAGAAACGGAAGAAGACCATCTACATGATCATATTATGCAGTTGGATGAAACGAACGAACTTCTTTCCGCACAAGAAGCAGCGATAAAAGCTGAGATCGAACGCGCAAAACGTGAAGAAGCTGAACGTAAAAAGAAAGAAGCTGAAGCAAGAGCAGCTGCGGCTGCCGCTGCAGAGAAGGCTCGTGCTGAAGCAGCTGCTAGAGAGAAGAAACAATCTAACTCTGGAGGCGGCTCTAGTTCTTCACCTGCACCAACACCACCGCCGGCACCAACTCCTGCTCCAGCGCCAGTGAGTCGTGACTTTATCATGCCGTCACAAGGAATTATCACTTCTGGTTTTGGTAACAGAAGCGCGGGCATGCACTACGGAATGGATATCGCTCAAGGTGGAAGTACTGTTCCAATCGTAGCAGCAGCTTCTGGAACGGTTACAAGAGCGTACTATTCTAGTTCTTATGGTAACGTTGTTTATATAACGCATTTTATTAACGGGCAATTGTACACAACGCTATATGCACACATGAGATCTACACCTGCTGTTAGCCAAGGTCAGTCTGTCTCTCAAGGGACATTCTTAGGCTACCAAGGTAACACAGGGGCTTCTAGAGGACAGCATTTGCACTTTGAATTACACAAAGGCCCATGGAACGGCTCAAAATCAAATGCAGTCGATCCAAGACCATACCTTCAATAATTTATAAATACAATACAAAAGACGCAGAGATTTTAGCTCTCTGCGTCTTTTTGTATGGACATTTTTATATGACCCCACCAAGCAGTCTTCGAATTGGATGACGTGTGTATTCTGACATGAGTCGATAGTTCGGCCTAATGATCTCCGCTGTTAAAAAAGCGGAAACCGTTGCACCAGGCATTCTTTTTTGATTAAGCACATCGATAACCTCTCCAATAGTTCCTGTTCCGATGCCATGACCAAAAAATTGTCCGTTTCCAAGATCGATTAAGTTTTCACCTTGCCATTGAGGCGTATTCGGATGATGTTCTGGATTTTTAACATATCTCACATCTCCCGGTAACGAATCCCCAGATGGTACAGCAATAATCTGTAGATCTTCATCATGTTCTGTACTGTAGAGAAGCAATCCGTTAAACAATTGATCGAACATACCCGCTCCAATTGTTTCAAGTATTGCTTTGTACATCATGATCATAATAGCTGTCGTACATTCGAAACCGTACCGTTTTCCATTGATAAAAATATCTGAGATGGCGTCAGAAGGACGGGCATCGGATCGAAGTAAAAAACCGCCATAAGCTGTTCTCCTCCAATATTGCGGATTGCAGCGCGAATTCACGAACGTCGCAAACCCTGCTCCGCTGTCACGCATAGCGTTTGCTGCTGCCACAATATTTGTACGCATGACCACTTCAAACAAAAATTGATGCGGACTTGTGTAATAAAACGATTCTCTGGATTTTTCAAGCT encodes the following:
- a CDS encoding murein hydrolase activator EnvC family protein, with protein sequence MKRKLVMATLSLSLVFSTYTVSAETLSSIKEKKEKNRSEQTEKQGELKKNQNQQDHTLDQIQKLESSINKTLNDIGNKKESIQETKASIEKLKKEIDVLKKRIKERDALLKERVTSMYESGGAVNYLDVVLGSKDFGDFLDRVFALNVIAEQDKAILEEHKQDKESVEKKKGQVESELLSLNTDLNELEGLNQKLTDQKKQKSALLAQLETEEDHLHDHIMQLDETNELLSAQEAAIKAEIERAKREEAERKKKEAEARAAAAAAAEKARAEAAAREKKQSNSGGGSSSSPAPTPPPAPTPAPAPVSRDFIMPSQGIITSGFGNRSAGMHYGMDIAQGGSTVPIVAAASGTVTRAYYSSSYGNVVYITHFINGQLYTTLYAHMRSTPAVSQGQSVSQGTFLGYQGNTGASRGQHLHFELHKGPWNGSKSNAVDPRPYLQ
- a CDS encoding protein-glutamine gamma-glutamyltransferase; this encodes MIFVNGYPVKTAQISGFSSLTSTQKQVGEKLEKSRESFYYTSPHQFLFEVVMRTNIVAAANAMRDSGAGFATFVNSRCNPQYWRRTAYGGFLLRSDARPSDAISDIFINGKRYGFECTTAIMIMMYKAILETIGAGMFDQLFNGLLLYSTEHDEDLQIIAVPSGDSLPGDVRYVKNPEHHPNTPQWQGENLIDLGNGQFFGHGIGTGTIGEVIDVLNQKRMPGATVSAFLTAEIIRPNYRLMSEYTRHPIRRLLGGVI